In Flavobacterium cerinum, one genomic interval encodes:
- a CDS encoding PKD domain-containing protein, which produces MKKQYLTILIVLLIAIKGFAQSEPCLTDELMRNAIKENPSLQNYLDEMDRTINQTSNSSSKLASTSMITIPVVVYIIHGGVNNPENIPDCQVKSQIDALNSYYNPYGLNFCLATKAGNNPIPSAGGVQNTPGIIHLQKPTLTDHDTQTEIEALVNTSSSLIFPNKYLRIWVVRSINDPNQSGTVLGYSMHPGTSVIFDGVVIRSDVFGSINHCAGCSSNCTNLRPLKNQGKTLVHEIGHYLGLYHTFHNGCEGMDPNTCNTKGDKVCDTPPTKNPNFSCSPMDSCNETNNLPDDIHNYMDYGDNTCQNHFTPGQIQRMSATLTNYRSELFSSANLIYTGICNYQNLLVADFTVNTYSPCVGSPITFTPIATGTGITYLWDFGDPASGTNNTSTLQNPSHVFSAVANSPYTVKLTVTRGTESTFFITQIYPTVCTPINNSESTWYFSHHNDLNFSSGTPVNNSILPITVAFNEACAIQNNTSGNVLFYTNGQDIWNSTHTKINTGNNLKGNLSSKRGAIITPNPSNSSQYYIFTTDSESNSNGFRYTIVNVNGSTVTLSPTVNQPVPVPADYLVGGISAAIGGEGVTAIQNCNGYWIITVLKKNSGYYLCVFSLSSSGLSFTSEFAYPTSTISFQAYIEVAPNGNKLVCSGIETNGYIFDFDKFSGTINNPKPLDTTNGFGAAFSPDSNLLYVNNGSRIFQYNVGAANIANARSSIAFIMNQIGDFQMGPDNKIYISLSNINKLGVIHSPNIPVSESTPNACLFTTNGPIVSNNLSYGLPNMINAKLASTYNNTISHSANGCLTYKFNANVCASTFSWNFGDSASGANNTSTLANPSHTFSSAGTYTVTLISGGSTITKTITVGMATATILGSTSACSTNSNATNNFVILEDGQRAQWSITSGAGAINGLNNQSNVLINWTSLPGTISVTVTDINGCSSTATKTITANCNPTTTCDSDLVLNITETANTTHQVSNSITLNNSYTVNNGVTVNLKAGNTIVFKPNSVIKSGAIMLAKIENCPEQKTEIEELKMAPEVSFGEIRLYPNPTTSLLTIETSGAPMTEITISSFEGKSIFIYKLKESTPLYQIDIADLQNGIYFLTIKSSTGELVTKKIIKQ; this is translated from the coding sequence TCCGGTTGTTGTCTATATTATTCACGGTGGCGTAAATAATCCTGAAAACATTCCTGATTGCCAGGTTAAGTCGCAAATTGACGCGCTAAATTCTTATTACAATCCATATGGTCTCAATTTTTGTTTAGCCACCAAAGCCGGCAATAACCCAATACCTTCTGCCGGAGGCGTACAAAATACTCCCGGAATTATCCATCTCCAAAAACCAACTCTTACGGATCATGATACCCAAACTGAAATAGAAGCCCTTGTCAATACTTCTTCGAGTTTAATATTCCCAAACAAATATCTGCGCATATGGGTAGTCAGAAGTATTAACGATCCAAATCAATCCGGAACTGTACTTGGTTACTCAATGCATCCCGGAACATCTGTGATTTTTGACGGAGTTGTTATTCGATCTGATGTTTTTGGCAGCATCAATCATTGCGCCGGCTGTAGCTCTAATTGCACAAACTTGAGACCTTTAAAAAATCAAGGTAAAACATTAGTACACGAAATCGGACATTATCTGGGATTATACCACACTTTTCATAATGGCTGTGAAGGAATGGATCCAAACACCTGTAACACAAAAGGGGACAAAGTATGTGACACGCCACCAACAAAAAATCCAAACTTTAGTTGCTCACCAATGGATAGTTGCAACGAAACAAATAATTTACCTGATGACATTCATAACTATATGGACTATGGAGACAATACTTGTCAAAACCATTTTACTCCAGGACAAATACAACGAATGTCAGCCACCTTAACAAACTACAGGAGCGAACTGTTTAGTTCGGCAAATTTAATCTATACCGGCATCTGTAATTATCAAAACTTACTGGTTGCTGATTTTACTGTAAACACCTATTCTCCTTGCGTTGGCAGTCCTATAACTTTTACACCAATCGCTACGGGAACTGGGATTACCTATCTTTGGGATTTTGGTGATCCGGCATCCGGAACAAACAATACTTCTACATTACAAAACCCATCCCATGTTTTTTCCGCTGTCGCTAATTCCCCATACACTGTCAAATTAACTGTAACGAGAGGAACAGAAAGCACCTTTTTTATCACTCAGATCTACCCAACAGTATGCACTCCGATAAACAATAGTGAAAGCACATGGTACTTTAGTCATCATAATGATTTAAATTTTAGCTCCGGAACACCTGTAAACAATTCTATATTACCTATTACAGTAGCATTTAATGAAGCTTGCGCGATACAAAACAATACATCGGGTAATGTTTTATTTTACACTAACGGACAAGACATATGGAATAGCACTCATACAAAAATCAATACAGGCAATAATCTAAAAGGGAATTTAAGCTCAAAACGAGGAGCAATAATCACACCCAATCCATCTAATAGTTCACAATATTATATTTTCACAACCGATTCTGAAAGTAATTCAAATGGTTTTAGATATACAATAGTTAATGTGAACGGAAGTACCGTAACGCTATCTCCCACCGTCAATCAACCCGTTCCGGTACCTGCCGATTATTTAGTCGGAGGCATCAGTGCAGCAATTGGAGGTGAAGGTGTAACTGCTATTCAAAACTGTAATGGATATTGGATTATCACAGTATTAAAGAAAAATTCAGGCTATTATCTTTGTGTCTTCTCATTGAGCTCTTCCGGATTGAGCTTTACCTCCGAATTCGCTTACCCGACTAGCACAATAAGCTTTCAAGCCTATATAGAAGTTGCTCCGAATGGTAACAAACTCGTTTGCTCCGGAATTGAAACAAATGGATACATTTTTGACTTTGATAAATTCTCAGGAACCATAAATAATCCTAAACCCCTGGACACTACAAATGGTTTTGGTGCTGCATTTAGTCCCGATTCAAATTTACTCTATGTAAATAATGGTTCAAGAATTTTCCAATACAATGTCGGCGCTGCAAATATTGCAAACGCAAGATCCAGTATAGCCTTTATAATGAATCAGATTGGGGATTTTCAGATGGGACCGGATAATAAAATTTATATAAGCCTTTCAAACATCAATAAATTAGGTGTTATACACAGTCCTAATATTCCTGTTTCCGAATCCACTCCAAATGCTTGTCTATTTACCACAAACGGGCCGATAGTCAGCAATAATCTTTCTTATGGATTACCCAACATGATAAATGCAAAATTAGCCAGTACTTACAACAACACCATAAGTCATAGTGCTAACGGATGTCTAACCTACAAATTCAACGCAAATGTCTGTGCTTCGACTTTTAGCTGGAATTTTGGAGATTCAGCATCAGGAGCAAATAACACCTCAACTCTGGCTAATCCATCACATACTTTTTCAAGTGCCGGTACCTATACCGTAACTTTGATTTCCGGCGGAAGTACAATAACAAAAACTATTACTGTAGGTATGGCAACCGCTACTATCTTAGGCAGTACATCAGCCTGTTCAACAAACAGTAATGCAACAAACAACTTTGTTATATTGGAAGACGGACAAAGAGCACAATGGTCAATTACATCAGGAGCAGGAGCAATTAACGGTTTAAACAATCAATCCAACGTGCTTATTAACTGGACTTCATTACCGGGTACCATTTCGGTAACCGTTACTGATATTAACGGTTGTAGCAGCACGGCTACCAAAACGATTACTGCTAATTGCAACCCAACAACTACCTGCGACAGTGATCTGGTTTTAAACATTACCGAAACAGCGAACACCACACATCAGGTTTCAAACAGCATTACTCTAAATAATAGCTACACAGTAAACAACGGCGTCACGGTAAATCTAAAAGCCGGCAATACCATTGTTTTCAAACCGAATAGTGTAATAAAAAGCGGTGCTATTATGTTAGCTAAAATTGAGAATTGTCCGGAACAAAAAACGGAAATCGAAGAGTTAAAAATGGCTCCTGAAGTTTCTTTTGGCGAAATCAGACTCTATCCGAATCCTACTACAAGCCTACTAACAATTGAAACATCGGGTGCACCAATGACGGAGATCACTATTAGTTCTTTTGAAGGAAAATCCATTTTCATTTACAAGCTAAAAGAAAGCACACCCCTATATCAGATTGATATAGCCGATTTACAAAACGGGATTTACTTCCTGACAATCAAATCAAGCACTGGCGAACTAGTAACAAAAAAAATAATTAAACAATAA
- a CDS encoding LuxE/PaaK family acyltransferase — MITSTDIFQIASKKEFEKTTLKVFRHQYDNNSVYRDFCTFLKKDKTNVKQIKDIPFLPIQFFKSHEVLSSTDPAQTVFTSSGTTGMSTSKHFVTDLRYYEESFRLGFSQFYGNIEDYVVLALLPSYLEREGSSLIYMVDDLIERSNQPDSGFYLNNYDELIQKLITLDNQGQNIVLIGVTYALLDLIEMHSFELKNTIIMETGGMKGRRKEIIREELHDILCKGFGVSEIHSEYGMTELLSQAYSLGDGVFECPPWMDVLIRDTEDALSYIENGKTGGINVIDLANINSCSFIATQDLGKKYPNQSFEVLGRFDNSDIRGCNLMVL; from the coding sequence TTGATTACTTCAACCGATATATTTCAAATCGCATCCAAAAAGGAATTTGAAAAAACCACACTTAAAGTTTTTCGTCACCAGTACGACAACAACAGCGTATACCGGGACTTTTGCACCTTTTTAAAAAAGGATAAAACGAATGTCAAACAAATTAAAGACATTCCTTTTTTACCGATCCAGTTTTTTAAAAGCCATGAGGTTTTAAGCAGTACCGATCCGGCCCAAACCGTCTTTACCAGTAGCGGCACAACGGGAATGAGTACCAGTAAGCATTTTGTAACCGATTTGCGGTATTACGAAGAAAGCTTCCGATTGGGTTTTTCGCAATTCTACGGTAATATTGAAGATTATGTCGTTCTGGCATTACTTCCATCCTATCTCGAACGCGAAGGATCATCCCTAATTTATATGGTAGACGATTTAATTGAGCGATCCAACCAACCGGATAGCGGTTTTTATCTGAACAATTACGATGAACTGATTCAAAAACTGATCACTCTGGACAATCAGGGACAAAATATTGTTTTAATCGGAGTTACCTATGCCTTATTGGATTTAATCGAGATGCATTCTTTTGAGTTAAAAAACACCATTATCATGGAAACCGGCGGAATGAAAGGACGTCGTAAAGAAATCATCCGCGAAGAGTTACACGATATTTTATGCAAAGGTTTCGGCGTTTCTGAAATTCATTCTGAATATGGAATGACAGAATTATTATCGCAGGCCTATTCACTGGGTGACGGTGTTTTCGAATGTCCGCCGTGGATGGATGTATTAATACGCGATACAGAAGACGCTTTGTCTTATATTGAAAATGGTAAAACAGGCGGTATAAATGTAATCGATCTGGCCAATATTAATTCCTGTTCGTTTATTGCCACACAGGATCTCGGCAAAAAATACCCGAACCAGTCTTTTGAAGTATTGGGTCGCTTTGATAATTCCGACATCAGAGGTTGTAATCTGATGGTTTTATAA
- the tyrS gene encoding tyrosine--tRNA ligase, which yields MKNFIEEVTWRGMLHDVMPGTEEHLLEQMRVAYVGIDPTADSLHIGHLVGVMMLKHFQLSGHKPLALVGGATGMIGDPSGKSNERNLLDEATLRHNQDAIKGQLARFLDFTSDAPNAAELVNNYDWMKEFSFLDFIRDVGKHITVNYMMAKDSVKKRLSSESAEGMSFTEFTYQLVQGYDFLHLYKAKNCTLQMGGSDQWGNITTGTELVRRKESGKAYALTCPLITKADGTKFGKSEGGNIWLDAERTSPYKFYQYWLNTSDADAEKYIKIFTFLTKEEIETLTEQHRNEPHLRALQKRLAEEITIMVHSKAELENAIRASNILFGNSTSEDLRLLDEKTFLDVFDGVPLAEIAKVEIESGLGIIEALSGKSGFLASNSEARRALKENSIAVNKEKVNEEYQITNTDLINGQFVLLQRGKKNYFVIRAV from the coding sequence ATGAAGAATTTTATTGAAGAAGTGACTTGGAGAGGAATGCTCCACGACGTTATGCCAGGCACGGAAGAACATTTGTTGGAGCAGATGCGGGTAGCGTATGTGGGAATTGACCCAACAGCGGATTCATTGCATATTGGACATTTGGTAGGGGTTATGATGCTGAAACATTTTCAGTTGAGCGGTCATAAACCATTGGCATTAGTGGGCGGTGCAACAGGAATGATCGGTGATCCTTCGGGAAAATCGAACGAAAGAAACCTGTTGGATGAAGCAACTTTACGTCATAATCAGGATGCGATCAAAGGACAATTGGCGCGTTTTCTTGATTTTACATCCGATGCGCCTAATGCAGCAGAATTAGTGAATAACTATGACTGGATGAAGGAATTCTCGTTTTTGGATTTTATCCGTGATGTAGGAAAACACATTACTGTAAACTACATGATGGCTAAAGACTCCGTAAAAAAACGCCTTTCATCGGAATCAGCTGAAGGAATGTCTTTTACTGAATTTACGTATCAGCTGGTTCAGGGGTATGACTTTTTGCATTTGTATAAAGCAAAAAATTGTACACTACAAATGGGTGGAAGTGATCAATGGGGTAATATTACTACCGGAACAGAATTAGTTCGCCGTAAAGAAAGCGGAAAAGCGTATGCGTTAACTTGTCCGTTAATTACCAAAGCAGACGGAACGAAATTCGGAAAATCTGAAGGAGGAAATATCTGGTTGGATGCCGAAAGAACCTCGCCGTATAAATTTTACCAATACTGGTTGAATACATCCGATGCGGATGCTGAAAAATATATCAAAATCTTTACGTTCCTTACAAAAGAGGAAATCGAAACGTTAACCGAGCAGCATAGAAATGAGCCGCATTTAAGAGCATTACAAAAACGTTTGGCGGAAGAAATTACCATTATGGTACATTCTAAGGCGGAGTTGGAAAATGCAATCAGAGCGTCAAATATTTTGTTCGGGAATTCAACATCGGAAGATTTAAGATTATTGGATGAAAAAACGTTTCTGGATGTTTTCGACGGAGTGCCGTTAGCTGAAATTGCTAAAGTGGAAATCGAATCCGGATTGGGTATTATCGAAGCTTTATCCGGTAAATCCGGTTTTCTGGCTTCCAACAGTGAAGCGCGTAGAGCTTTAAAGGAAAACTCGATTGCGGTGAACAAAGAAAAAGTGAATGAAGAATATCAGATCACAAATACGGATCTTATCAACGGACAATTTGTGTTGTTGCAAAGAGGGAAAAAGAATTATTTTGTGATTCGTGCTGTATAA
- a CDS encoding NAD-dependent epimerase/dehydratase family protein has translation MILVTGGTGLVGAYLLLDLLQKGESVRAIYRTENNIALTRRLFEAHNASSLFDQIDWFQADITDVPRLGKAFRDIDYVYHCAALISFDPKDEENLRKTNIEGTANIVNCALDFKVKKLCHVSSIAALGDAPEGQSVITEETDWNPEKLHGDYAITKFGAEMEVWRASQEGLNVVVVNPGIIFGSGFWNNGSGQIFKQIASGFPFYSKGQTGVIAIEDVIHIMTALMNSSVSGERFTLVAENLPLNNILFAIADGMSKKRPSFYASPLATSIAWRIDWLLSAILFRKRSFTKATAKSAHSQETFSQKKIVQLLNYSFIPMESYLTTLAQKYATAHQRA, from the coding sequence ATGATACTTGTTACTGGCGGTACCGGATTAGTAGGCGCTTACCTTCTTCTTGATTTACTTCAAAAAGGGGAAAGTGTTCGTGCTATTTATCGTACAGAAAACAATATTGCATTAACCCGCCGGCTTTTTGAAGCCCATAATGCAAGCTCACTATTTGATCAAATAGATTGGTTTCAGGCTGACATTACCGATGTACCCCGATTAGGAAAGGCATTTCGGGATATTGATTACGTATATCACTGCGCAGCACTAATTTCATTTGATCCGAAAGACGAGGAAAACCTTCGAAAAACAAACATTGAAGGCACTGCCAATATCGTGAATTGTGCGCTCGATTTTAAGGTTAAGAAACTGTGCCATGTGAGCTCAATAGCTGCATTAGGTGACGCACCCGAAGGGCAATCGGTGATTACAGAAGAAACCGATTGGAATCCGGAAAAACTTCACGGTGATTATGCTATTACCAAATTTGGCGCTGAAATGGAAGTGTGGCGCGCTTCACAGGAAGGATTAAACGTAGTTGTTGTTAATCCCGGTATCATTTTCGGAAGTGGCTTTTGGAATAACGGAAGCGGACAAATTTTTAAACAAATTGCATCCGGTTTTCCATTCTATTCCAAAGGACAAACGGGCGTAATTGCCATTGAAGACGTGATCCATATTATGACCGCTTTAATGAACAGCTCGGTTTCCGGAGAACGTTTTACTTTGGTGGCCGAAAACCTACCTTTAAACAATATCTTGTTTGCAATTGCCGATGGTATGTCTAAAAAAAGACCTTCTTTCTATGCGAGTCCCTTAGCAACTTCTATAGCCTGGCGAATCGATTGGTTATTGTCTGCTATTTTATTCCGAAAAAGAAGCTTTACAAAAGCCACGGCCAAATCAGCCCATTCACAGGAAACTTTCAGCCAAAAAAAAATAGTTCAATTACTGAACTATTCCTTTATTCCTATGGAGTCTTACCTTACTACCTTAGCTCAAAAATACGCTACTGCGCATCAACGGGCTTAA
- a CDS encoding DUF4296 domain-containing protein, producing MRKIVLLISLLSVMVACDKPVMQKPANLIPEEKMVGILTDIVIYQAIDGYDSQKLTTNNVKLSEFIYNKYKVSIKDIETSNKYYASDVEGYKKLYAKVIDRLDEQRKVAGVEVEKTTGVKPVDAQ from the coding sequence ATGAGAAAGATCGTATTGCTTATTAGTTTGTTGAGTGTAATGGTTGCCTGTGATAAACCGGTAATGCAAAAACCGGCAAATCTGATTCCGGAAGAAAAAATGGTTGGAATATTGACTGATATTGTCATTTACCAGGCTATAGATGGCTATGATTCCCAGAAGTTGACGACTAATAATGTAAAACTGAGTGAGTTTATTTATAACAAATATAAGGTAAGCATTAAGGATATCGAAACCAGTAATAAATACTATGCTTCGGATGTTGAAGGTTATAAAAAGTTGTATGCCAAAGTGATTGATCGTTTGGATGAACAGCGAAAAGTAGCCGGAGTTGAAGTAGAAAAAACAACAGGAGTTAAGCCCGTTGATGCGCAGTAG
- a CDS encoding dihydroorotase, with amino-acid sequence MNKILIKNAKIVNEGVIFEGDVLVEDKYIKEIAASISPKSSDCIIIDAEGNYLIPGAIDDQVHFREPGLTHKGNIASESRAAVAGGITSFIEQPNTVPNAVTQELLEQKYQIAAETSYANYSFMMGGTNDNLEEVLKTNPKNVAGIKLFLGSSTGNMLVDNEETLERIFSSTPMLIAVHCEDEATIKANLEKYKEEYGDDIPVKFHHLIRSEEACYISSSRAIELAKKTGARLHIFHVSTAKETELFTNKIPLEDKKITAEVCVHHLWFTDADYDKKGSLIKWNPAVKTAKDRDELWKALLDDRIDVIATDHAPHTLEEKQNLYTSAPSGGPLVQHAVVAMFEAYHQGKISIEKIVEKMAHNPAKIFKVEKRGFIREGYYADLAIVNAGQPWTVKKENILYKCGWSPFEGTNFKSRITHTLVNGQLVYVNSKVKDIRCGERLLFDR; translated from the coding sequence ATGAATAAGATATTGATAAAAAATGCAAAGATTGTAAATGAAGGCGTTATCTTTGAAGGAGATGTACTGGTTGAAGATAAATATATCAAGGAAATAGCAGCAAGTATCAGTCCTAAATCATCGGACTGTATTATTATCGATGCCGAAGGAAATTATCTTATTCCGGGTGCAATTGATGATCAGGTGCATTTCCGTGAACCGGGATTAACACATAAAGGAAATATTGCATCCGAATCCAGAGCCGCTGTAGCCGGTGGGATTACGTCCTTTATTGAACAACCGAATACTGTGCCGAATGCGGTAACACAGGAATTATTAGAGCAAAAATACCAGATCGCAGCAGAAACATCATATGCGAATTATTCGTTTATGATGGGTGGAACAAATGATAACCTGGAGGAAGTGCTGAAAACGAATCCTAAAAATGTAGCGGGAATCAAATTGTTTTTGGGGTCATCTACCGGAAATATGCTGGTTGATAATGAAGAGACGCTGGAAAGAATATTTTCAAGTACGCCGATGTTGATTGCGGTTCATTGCGAAGATGAAGCAACAATAAAAGCGAATCTGGAAAAATATAAAGAAGAATACGGTGACGATATTCCGGTAAAATTCCATCACTTAATCCGAAGTGAAGAAGCCTGTTATATTTCATCGTCAAGAGCGATCGAGCTGGCGAAAAAAACCGGTGCGCGTTTGCATATATTTCACGTATCTACAGCAAAGGAAACAGAATTGTTTACGAATAAAATTCCGTTGGAAGATAAAAAGATTACAGCGGAAGTATGTGTACATCATTTATGGTTTACCGATGCCGATTACGATAAAAAAGGATCGCTTATTAAGTGGAATCCGGCTGTAAAAACAGCGAAAGACAGAGATGAGCTTTGGAAAGCGTTATTGGATGATCGTATTGATGTGATTGCTACTGATCACGCGCCGCATACACTTGAGGAAAAACAAAATCTGTATACGAGTGCTCCGTCCGGTGGTCCGTTAGTACAACATGCTGTAGTCGCTATGTTTGAAGCCTATCATCAAGGGAAAATTTCAATAGAAAAGATTGTGGAAAAAATGGCTCATAATCCGGCCAAAATCTTTAAAGTTGAAAAAAGAGGATTTATCCGTGAAGGGTATTACGCCGATTTAGCCATCGTAAATGCCGGACAGCCCTGGACAGTGAAAAAAGAAAATATTCTGTATAAATGCGGTTGGTCTCCGTTTGAAGGGACGAATTTCAAATCCAGAATTACACATACTTTGGTAAACGGACAATTGGTTTATGTAAATTCAAAAGTGAAAGACATTCGTTGTGGTGAACGTTTGTTGTTTGATAGATAA
- a CDS encoding polyprenol monophosphomannose synthase: MSSGIVVIPTYNEIENIESIIKAVFDLSVPFDVLIVDDNSPDGTAVKVKELQAMFPNRLFLEVRQKKSGLGTAYVHGFKWALARHYDFVFEMDADFSHNPKDLERLYAACEEGADMAIGSRYVTGVNVVNWPLNRVLLSYFASVYVDLITGMKIHDATAGFICYRRQVLEQINLDKIKFVGYAFQIEMKYRTFVKKKKIVEVPIIFTDRTKGQSKMSNAIIKEAIFGVITLRFKKMINRL; the protein is encoded by the coding sequence ATGAGCTCAGGCATAGTTGTCATTCCTACTTATAACGAAATTGAAAATATCGAAAGTATCATCAAAGCGGTATTTGATTTATCAGTTCCGTTTGATGTGCTAATTGTTGATGACAATTCTCCCGATGGTACCGCTGTAAAAGTGAAAGAATTGCAGGCGATGTTTCCGAATCGGCTGTTTCTGGAAGTCCGCCAAAAAAAGTCAGGACTGGGAACGGCTTATGTACACGGATTTAAATGGGCATTAGCGCGACATTACGATTTTGTTTTTGAAATGGATGCGGATTTTTCTCATAATCCGAAAGATCTGGAACGATTATATGCTGCCTGTGAAGAAGGAGCGGATATGGCAATCGGCTCCCGATATGTTACCGGTGTGAATGTGGTAAATTGGCCGCTAAATCGTGTGTTATTGTCCTATTTCGCTTCCGTATATGTTGATCTGATCACCGGGATGAAAATCCACGATGCAACAGCAGGCTTTATTTGCTACAGAAGACAGGTTTTAGAACAGATTAATCTGGATAAAATCAAGTTTGTCGGATATGCATTTCAAATTGAAATGAAATACAGAACATTCGTTAAGAAAAAGAAAATAGTAGAAGTGCCGATTATTTTTACCGACCGGACTAAAGGACAGTCTAAAATGAGCAATGCGATCATCAAAGAGGCCATTTTTGGTGTTATTACATTGCGATTCAAAAAAATGATAAACCGTTTATAA
- a CDS encoding DUF4271 domain-containing protein gives MMDLLFTERVIENKDWATVLFVLCFALLAINKTIFEVRFNEFIRLGISDKYIKIYKDSGNMQSWFTISMFLVQLISFAFLIQIILSYYGFTTKTNWISYIQIVTLLGVFILSKYLIEKIIATSFNIEEFNEQFNLQKVNYRTYIGLLVLPLNLVLFYNNFPSKNLILGVIITILIINISTYILTLKIYQNLILGKLFYFILYLCTLEIAPYYFMYYWFTKS, from the coding sequence ATGATGGATTTACTATTTACCGAGAGAGTCATTGAAAACAAAGACTGGGCAACTGTACTATTTGTCCTTTGCTTTGCTTTGCTGGCCATCAACAAAACTATATTTGAAGTCCGATTCAACGAATTTATCCGACTGGGTATATCGGATAAATATATTAAAATTTACAAGGACAGCGGTAACATGCAAAGCTGGTTTACGATTTCAATGTTTTTGGTTCAGTTGATTTCGTTTGCCTTTCTTATCCAGATTATCCTGAGTTATTACGGTTTCACAACCAAAACCAACTGGATTTCTTACATCCAGATTGTCACACTTCTGGGCGTATTTATCCTATCAAAATACCTTATCGAAAAGATCATCGCTACTTCATTTAACATTGAGGAGTTTAACGAACAGTTTAATTTACAAAAAGTTAACTATCGCACCTATATTGGTTTACTGGTATTACCCTTAAATTTAGTACTATTTTACAATAATTTTCCATCAAAAAACCTAATTTTAGGCGTTATTATTACTATTTTAATAATAAACATATCAACTTACATACTAACTTTAAAGATTTATCAAAATTTAATACTGGGCAAGCTGTTCTATTTTATTTTGTATCTTTGCACTCTTGAAATAGCCCCCTATTATTTCATGTATTATTGGTTTACAAAAAGTTAG
- a CDS encoding uroporphyrinogen-III synthase, producing the protein MKVKTILVSQPEPKVENSPYFELQQKLKIKVDFRPFIHVEGVPAKEVRQQKIDLNNYTAIILTSKNSVDHFFRVAEEMRYKVPEDLKYFCQSEAIAFYLQKYVVYRKRKIYVGQKDFVDLSPLIKKYKDEKFLLPSSDQLNADIPQTLNNLKVDWTPGTFYRTVMSDLSDLKDVYYDVLAFFSPTGIKSLFKNFPDFQQNNTRIAVFGSTTQKEAIENGLRVDIMAPTPETPSMTMALEKYIAKANKESKDK; encoded by the coding sequence ATGAAAGTGAAAACAATCTTGGTTTCTCAACCAGAGCCTAAAGTAGAAAATTCACCGTATTTTGAGTTGCAACAAAAGCTTAAAATCAAAGTCGACTTTAGACCATTCATTCACGTAGAGGGCGTTCCTGCTAAAGAGGTAAGACAGCAAAAAATTGATTTAAACAATTACACTGCCATTATTCTTACCAGTAAAAACTCTGTCGATCATTTCTTCAGAGTTGCCGAGGAAATGCGCTACAAGGTCCCGGAAGACCTGAAATACTTCTGCCAGTCTGAAGCTATCGCTTTCTATCTACAAAAGTATGTTGTTTACAGAAAACGAAAAATCTATGTCGGGCAAAAGGACTTTGTTGATTTGTCGCCGCTGATTAAAAAATACAAAGATGAAAAATTCCTACTCCCTTCATCTGATCAGTTGAACGCTGACATTCCGCAAACACTAAACAATTTAAAGGTAGACTGGACACCCGGTACTTTTTACAGAACTGTAATGAGCGACCTGTCTGACTTAAAAGACGTTTATTATGACGTTCTTGCCTTTTTTAGTCCAACCGGAATTAAATCGTTGTTCAAAAACTTCCCGGACTTCCAACAGAACAATACCCGTATTGCGGTTTTCGGAAGCACCACACAAAAAGAAGCTATAGAAAACGGTTTACGCGTTGATATCATGGCTCCTACACCTGAAACACCATCAATGACAATGGCTTTAGAAAAATACATCGCCAAAGCCAATAAGGAATCCAAAGACAAATAA